GCAGGCGGCAACGATCTTCTCGATATCATCTTCCGTGTAGGATTTTGACGGCCCTTTTTTGATTCCAAGTTCCGTCACAATAATATTTTGTCCGACAGGAACGTCATGCCCCTCAGCAATCTTTGCTGCACAGGACATAGGACAGCCGTCAAGGACGACTACTTCCTCGGCATTCTTTGCAGATTTTACCAGTCCTTCACTACCTGTTGCAAGAAGCGCTGTGCAGACTATCTTCCCGTAGCCCTCTTCCGTGAGCTGAATCGCTGCGAGGTTTGTGATCTGACCGGCGTTTGACTACCGGCACACGGAAAGATAAGTCGTTGTGTTTCGTTCTGCCCGCATGAGCAGGTTGGTTGTTCCGTCATGATTTTTTCACTCCGATAATAATGCTTTGATCTCT
The sequence above is a segment of the uncultured Methanocorpusculum sp. genome. Coding sequences within it:
- a CDS encoding putative zinc-binding protein codes for the protein MTNLAAIQLTEEGYGKIVCTALLATGSEGLVKSAKNAEEVVVLDGCPMSCAAKIAEGHDVPVGQNIIVTELGIKKGPSKSYTEDDIEKIVAACWAGEGRKSEPVKTDSANKKSTCGCGCGGSCD